A region from the Acidobacteriota bacterium genome encodes:
- a CDS encoding rRNA methyltransferase: HELAAVVLLEQIYRALARSRGHPYASH, from the coding sequence CACGAACTCGCCGCGGTGGTCCTCCTCGAGCAGATCTACCGGGCGCTGGCGCGCAGCCGCGGGCACCCCTACGCGTCGCACTGA
- a CDS encoding ComF family protein, which yields MRELHRPPDRSTSWRRGSRSPSLREALRGLAALLWPGPCLGCGEDLPGRAAAGVCLPCWAELPLHDGEGCRRCALPLHGDGPCPDCRAAGAARRRLEATVAALVYRDTAVRLHRALKFGGAAALARPLGRLMAAAWAARGPFRPDLLVPIPPGRFRWGPRREAVRRLAREAARRLGVPLGRHRLMRWRFARAQTRQGAAARRALPEGTFRAPLRLDGMRVVIVDDVATTGATLREAARALRQAGAERVAALVLARTPHPAALPGAPVSG from the coding sequence ATGCGAGAACTCCACAGGCCCCCGGACCGCTCTACGAGCTGGCGGCGGGGGAGTCGTAGTCCCTCCCTCCGGGAAGCGCTGCGCGGCCTGGCCGCCCTCTTGTGGCCCGGCCCCTGCCTCGGCTGCGGCGAAGACCTCCCGGGCCGCGCCGCGGCGGGCGTCTGCCTTCCCTGCTGGGCGGAGCTTCCGCTCCACGACGGTGAAGGCTGCCGCCGGTGCGCGCTGCCGCTCCACGGCGACGGCCCGTGCCCCGACTGCCGCGCGGCGGGGGCCGCCCGGCGGCGCCTGGAAGCCACCGTGGCCGCGCTGGTCTACCGGGACACGGCCGTCCGGCTGCACCGCGCGCTCAAGTTCGGCGGCGCCGCCGCGCTCGCCCGCCCTCTCGGACGACTGATGGCGGCGGCGTGGGCCGCCCGCGGCCCGTTCCGGCCCGACCTCCTCGTTCCGATCCCGCCCGGACGGTTCCGATGGGGCCCGCGCCGCGAGGCGGTGCGCCGCCTCGCGCGGGAGGCGGCTCGGCGGCTCGGCGTGCCCCTCGGCCGGCACCGGCTGATGCGATGGAGGTTCGCGAGGGCCCAGACGCGTCAAGGGGCGGCCGCCCGCCGCGCGCTCCCGGAGGGGACCTTCCGCGCCCCGCTCCGGCTCGACGGGATGCGGGTGGTGATCGTCGACGACGTCGCGACGACGGGCGCCACGCTCCGGGAGGCGGCCCGGGCGCTCCGCCAGGCGGGGGCGGAGCGGGTGGCCGCGCTCGTGCTGGCCAGAACGCCGCATCCCGCCGCTTTGCCCGGGGCCCCCGTTTCCGGCTAG
- a CDS encoding sulfite exporter TauE/SafE family protein — MEFVAHLAPAGTLGAAAVVSVLATGFVAGFFNVTAGGGSLLTLPLLVLLGLPGPVANGTNRLALVVQNLVAVPTFRRGGVRGMRRHARLVLAAVPGALLGAWAGATISDPLFRRVLGLLMIAMTAVVLARPGGGDGRDPATRPRLATWLSFAGIGLYAGFIQAGVGFLIVFALAGIERMPLVRAHAFKVATVLALQVLALPVFAWHGKVSWGLGALLAVGLAAGGFVGARLALRSGERVLRYLLAAAALALSLRLLLS; from the coding sequence GTGGAGTTCGTGGCCCACCTCGCCCCGGCCGGGACCCTCGGTGCGGCGGCGGTCGTCTCGGTCCTGGCCACCGGGTTCGTGGCCGGCTTCTTCAACGTCACCGCCGGCGGGGGATCGCTGTTGACCCTGCCGTTGCTGGTGCTGCTGGGGCTGCCGGGGCCGGTCGCCAACGGGACGAACCGCCTGGCGCTCGTCGTCCAGAACCTGGTCGCGGTGCCGACGTTCCGCCGAGGTGGCGTGCGGGGCATGCGGCGCCACGCCCGATTGGTGCTCGCCGCCGTTCCCGGAGCGCTTCTCGGTGCCTGGGCGGGCGCGACGATCTCCGATCCGCTGTTCCGGCGCGTGCTCGGCCTGCTCATGATCGCGATGACCGCCGTCGTGCTGGCGCGCCCGGGCGGGGGCGATGGGCGCGATCCCGCAACGCGCCCCCGGCTGGCGACCTGGCTGTCGTTCGCGGGCATCGGGCTGTACGCCGGGTTCATTCAGGCCGGCGTCGGCTTTCTCATCGTCTTCGCCCTCGCCGGGATCGAACGGATGCCGCTGGTGCGCGCGCATGCCTTCAAGGTCGCCACCGTGCTCGCCCTGCAGGTGCTGGCATTGCCGGTGTTCGCCTGGCATGGCAAGGTGAGCTGGGGCCTCGGGGCGCTCCTCGCGGTGGGTCTGGCGGCGGGCGGTTTCGTCGGAGCCCGGCTCGCGCTGCGGAGCGGGGAGCGCGTGTTGCGGTACCTTCTGGCGGCGGCGGCGCTGGCTCTCTCGTTGCGGCTGCTGCTCTCCTGA